A single region of the Changchengzhania lutea genome encodes:
- a CDS encoding replication-associated recombination protein A has translation MNANEPLAERLRPKILEDFISQTHLVGKNGVLTQHLKHGLIPSMIFWGPPGTGKTTLANIIASDSGRPFYTLSAINSGVKDIREVIEKAKQSGGLFTTKNPILFIDEIHRFSKSQQDSLLQAVEKGWITLIGATTENPSFEVIPALLSRCQVYILKAFDKNDLELLLKRAIEKDDHISKKNINLKETAVLLRLSGGDARKLLNIFELIVNADDGNTVTITDASVLEKIQNNTVRYDKTGEQHYDIISAFIKSIRGSDPNAAVYWLARMIEGGEDVKFIARRLLILASEDIGNANPTALVIANNTFQAVDTIGYPESSIILSQCATYLACSAKSNAAYKAIGAAQELVKETGDLSVPLEIRNAPTKLMKELGYGDNYKYAHNYDTNFAEQEFLPEDIKNTKLYDPGNNAREQAHREFLKKRWKDKYGY, from the coding sequence ATGAATGCGAATGAGCCTTTAGCAGAACGACTACGTCCAAAAATTTTGGAAGACTTTATAAGCCAAACACATTTAGTTGGAAAAAATGGCGTGTTGACACAGCATTTAAAGCATGGCTTAATACCATCAATGATTTTTTGGGGCCCTCCAGGAACTGGAAAAACCACGTTGGCTAACATTATAGCCTCAGATTCTGGTCGTCCTTTTTACACGCTCAGTGCCATTAATTCTGGCGTAAAAGACATTAGAGAGGTTATTGAAAAGGCCAAACAAAGTGGTGGCTTATTTACCACAAAGAACCCTATTTTATTTATTGATGAAATTCACAGATTCAGTAAATCACAACAGGATTCGTTATTGCAGGCCGTCGAGAAAGGTTGGATTACATTAATTGGTGCCACAACCGAAAATCCCAGTTTCGAAGTCATTCCTGCCCTCCTATCCCGTTGTCAGGTATATATTTTAAAGGCTTTTGATAAAAATGATTTAGAGCTGCTTTTAAAACGTGCTATAGAAAAAGACGACCATATCTCCAAAAAAAATATAAACCTAAAAGAAACCGCGGTATTGTTAAGGCTTTCTGGTGGGGATGCCAGAAAATTACTAAATATTTTTGAACTGATTGTAAATGCTGATGACGGCAATACTGTAACGATTACAGACGCTTCTGTTTTAGAAAAAATCCAAAATAACACGGTTAGGTATGACAAGACCGGTGAGCAACATTATGATATTATTTCAGCGTTTATAAAATCTATTCGTGGCAGCGACCCCAATGCGGCAGTGTATTGGTTAGCACGTATGATTGAGGGGGGTGAGGATGTCAAATTTATAGCGCGTCGTTTACTTATTTTAGCGAGTGAAGATATTGGAAATGCCAACCCAACAGCTTTGGTAATTGCCAATAATACCTTCCAAGCTGTGGACACTATTGGCTATCCAGAATCGAGTATCATCCTGAGTCAATGCGCTACTTATTTGGCTTGTTCTGCTAAAAGTAATGCAGCGTATAAAGCAATTGGAGCGGCACAGGAACTGGTTAAAGAAACTGGTGATTTATCGGTCCCGTTAGAAATTAGAAATGCACCTACCAAGTTAATGAAAGAGCTTGGGTATGGTGACAACTATAAATACGCGCATAATTATGACACCAATTTTGCCGAACAAGAATTTTTGCCTGAGGATATCAAAAACACAAAGCTGTATGATCCTGGTAACAATGCCAGAGAACAAGCGCATCGAGAATTTTTAAAAAAACGCTGGAAAGATAAATATGGGTATTAG
- a CDS encoding DUF5723 family protein codes for MIMTMLSFSQNKQILYGFSEIPQSLLLNPGGKIDNKGYFGVPLLSHLHVNTGSSGSTVYDVFSDNGIDFNTKLQNAIYSMNANDFFTFNQQLEIFSGGFAFGRGYEKNEYLSFGLYEEVDVISYFPKDYAVLALEGNQNNINRYFNAGDISASTEVISVFHVGYNKKVNSTFTYGLRGKIYSNLVNINSTNNKGHFVTVEGQDNIYNHIFNLDLELRTSGLASLREDGADSKSTIKDLRKRLLFGGNLGLGFDLGFTKKLTDQWTLDGSLLDIGFISHAKDIENYKIEKNYVFEGINPIFPETRDGQTADEYWSDIEEEFEDLFDVDTTSSKYTTWRPIKLNASINYAFGEKKCKDCSYIKEDVGYLNGVGLQLFAMSRPKRPQAALTAYYYRRLFKALRIKATYTVDSYSFNNIGLGISAHLGGFNFYAMADNFLQYKNVYDAQSVSLQLGFNYIFNKNEN; via the coding sequence ATGATTATGACAATGTTGTCATTTTCTCAAAATAAACAAATTCTTTACGGTTTTTCTGAAATACCACAATCCTTATTACTAAATCCTGGTGGAAAAATTGATAATAAAGGCTATTTCGGAGTTCCCTTATTATCTCACCTTCATGTCAACACAGGGTCTTCTGGAAGTACCGTGTATGATGTTTTTTCAGATAATGGGATAGACTTTAATACTAAGCTTCAAAATGCTATATACAGTATGAATGCCAACGATTTTTTTACCTTTAATCAACAGTTAGAGATTTTTTCTGGAGGTTTTGCTTTTGGAAGGGGTTATGAAAAGAATGAGTATTTAAGTTTTGGACTTTACGAAGAAGTAGATGTGATATCCTATTTCCCAAAAGATTATGCGGTACTGGCATTAGAGGGAAATCAAAATAATATTAACAGGTATTTTAATGCAGGAGATATAAGCGCATCTACAGAAGTTATTTCTGTATTTCATGTCGGTTATAATAAAAAGGTCAATAGTACTTTTACTTATGGTTTACGTGGTAAAATATATTCAAACTTAGTTAATATAAACTCTACTAACAATAAGGGGCACTTTGTGACTGTAGAAGGTCAGGATAATATTTATAATCATATTTTTAATCTCGATTTGGAGCTCAGAACGTCAGGTCTTGCAAGTTTAAGGGAAGACGGTGCAGATTCCAAGTCAACAATTAAGGATTTAAGAAAGCGTCTGTTATTTGGTGGTAATTTAGGCCTTGGTTTTGATCTGGGGTTTACTAAAAAATTAACAGATCAATGGACCTTAGATGGCAGTCTTTTGGATATTGGGTTTATTTCCCATGCTAAAGATATTGAGAATTATAAGATTGAAAAAAACTATGTTTTTGAAGGTATTAACCCAATTTTTCCTGAAACACGAGATGGTCAAACTGCTGATGAATATTGGAGTGACATAGAAGAGGAATTTGAAGATTTATTTGATGTAGATACAACAAGCAGTAAATATACCACGTGGCGCCCTATAAAATTAAACGCCTCTATAAACTATGCCTTCGGAGAAAAAAAATGTAAGGACTGTTCTTATATTAAGGAAGATGTTGGATACTTAAATGGCGTTGGATTACAACTTTTTGCCATGAGTAGGCCAAAACGACCTCAAGCGGCGCTAACAGCATACTATTACAGACGCCTTTTTAAAGCTTTGAGAATAAAAGCAACCTACACGGTAGATTCCTATTCCTTTAATAATATTGGTTTAGGGATTTCTGCACACTTGGGAGGCTTTAATTTTTATGCCATGGCCGATAATTTTTTACAATATAAAAATGTATATGATGCACAAAGTGTATCTTTACAGTTAGGGTTTAATTATATATTCAATAAAAATGAAAACTAA
- the radC gene encoding RadC family protein, translated as MSDKSPSFSIKNWSQDDQPREKLLYKGKATLSDAELVAILIGSGNREESAVALCKRILASADNNLSALGKLSIKQLMAFKGIGEAKAITIAAAMELGRRRRGEEALVSKKISSSISVFELMQPIIGELEHEEFWIIYVNNSNKVLKKNQLSKGGITGTLVDVRLVLKTALECGATGLILVHNHPSGTLKPSEADKQITSKLKMASESLDIKVLDHLIITEKAYFSFTDENIL; from the coding sequence ATGTCTGACAAATCGCCTTCATTTTCAATAAAAAATTGGTCACAAGATGATCAACCACGTGAAAAATTGCTTTATAAAGGAAAAGCGACCTTAAGCGATGCAGAACTTGTTGCTATATTAATAGGTTCCGGAAACCGAGAAGAAAGTGCCGTAGCCTTGTGTAAACGCATTTTGGCAAGTGCCGATAACAACTTGAGTGCATTGGGAAAACTTTCAATAAAGCAGCTAATGGCATTTAAGGGTATTGGAGAGGCAAAAGCCATTACCATTGCAGCGGCCATGGAGTTGGGGCGCCGCAGACGAGGCGAGGAAGCCCTTGTTAGTAAAAAAATAAGTTCAAGTATATCCGTATTTGAGTTGATGCAACCTATAATTGGAGAGCTTGAACATGAAGAATTTTGGATTATTTATGTAAACAACTCCAACAAAGTACTCAAAAAAAACCAGCTAAGTAAAGGGGGTATTACCGGGACTTTAGTCGATGTGAGATTGGTGTTAAAAACCGCATTAGAATGCGGTGCCACTGGCTTGATTTTGGTTCACAATCATCCATCGGGGACATTAAAACCTAGTGAGGCCGATAAACAAATAACTTCAAAATTAAAAATGGCTTCAGAAAGTTTAGATATAAAAGTCTTAGACCACCTAATAATAACAGAAAAAGCATACTTTAGTTTTACTGATGAAAACATATTGTAA
- a CDS encoding polysaccharide deacetylase family protein — MLLVYTHTITPRLKYIFKQLATRILGLEVQFTTKIETFISHNSLKMSYTKQPLGSEFFIKSHDILFEQGLSDLEFQVQDWEETKGFFSNGDKSAMPFDIFASSFYMLSRYEEYLPHVKDEFGRFLAFESLAYKEGFLSQPVVDIWAYKFKHALQKQFPEFEFPQRNYRIQPIIDIPSPYNYKLKGIMRTIGGTLRDLFRFKLKSVYRRFIVIFGLKHDPFDTFKYILNKQKQSQFKFLFFFSLGDFSTYDKGINANKRKFVALIKHIADYCHVGLKNSFFAIDDVKVMKKEKLKMESIINTSLTASRNSFSKLNLPESYRSLIELEIKEDYTMGFVNKLGFRAGTCTPFLFYDLDYEVQTPLKVCPYHLMDYALLKTQSLLDKKKVLNELIQEIKKVDGEFTPIFHNYTFSDDSRWDGFKELFNIIIESTDET; from the coding sequence ATGCTGTTAGTCTATACCCACACCATCACCCCACGTTTAAAATATATATTTAAACAATTAGCGACTAGGATTTTAGGTCTAGAAGTTCAGTTTACAACTAAAATCGAGACATTTATCTCGCATAACAGTTTAAAAATGTCCTATACCAAACAGCCTTTGGGAAGTGAGTTTTTTATTAAGAGTCATGATATTTTATTTGAACAAGGCCTATCTGATCTTGAATTCCAAGTACAAGATTGGGAGGAGACCAAAGGATTTTTTAGCAATGGCGATAAAAGCGCGATGCCATTTGACATTTTTGCGTCGTCATTTTATATGCTCTCACGTTATGAGGAATATTTACCGCATGTAAAAGATGAATTCGGTCGTTTTTTAGCTTTCGAAAGCTTAGCTTATAAAGAAGGGTTTTTAAGTCAACCCGTAGTCGATATATGGGCCTATAAGTTTAAGCATGCCTTGCAAAAACAATTTCCAGAGTTTGAATTTCCACAACGTAATTATCGCATACAACCAATAATAGATATCCCTAGCCCTTATAATTACAAATTAAAAGGAATTATGCGAACCATTGGAGGTACTTTAAGAGACCTGTTTAGATTTAAACTGAAAAGTGTGTATAGGCGCTTTATTGTGATTTTCGGATTAAAACATGACCCATTCGATACCTTCAAATATATTTTAAATAAACAAAAACAGAGTCAGTTTAAGTTCTTGTTTTTCTTTTCACTGGGCGATTTCTCCACCTACGATAAAGGCATCAATGCCAATAAAAGAAAGTTTGTAGCCCTTATAAAACATATTGCGGATTACTGCCATGTGGGTTTAAAAAATTCTTTTTTTGCTATAGATGATGTCAAAGTGATGAAAAAAGAAAAACTTAAAATGGAAAGTATTATAAATACCTCGTTAACAGCGTCAAGAAACTCATTTTCAAAACTTAATTTACCTGAATCTTATAGGTCTTTAATTGAGTTGGAAATTAAGGAGGACTACACGATGGGATTTGTGAACAAGTTAGGTTTTCGCGCAGGTACCTGCACGCCTTTTTTGTTTTATGATTTAGATTATGAAGTTCAAACACCGCTAAAGGTTTGTCCATATCATCTTATGGATTACGCTTTGCTGAAAACACAATCCTTACTTGATAAGAAAAAGGTTTTGAACGAACTCATTCAAGAGATAAAAAAAGTGGATGGTGAATTCACGCCAATTTTTCATAATTATACTTTTAGTGATGACTCACGATGGGATGGATTTAAAGAATTGTTTAATATTATTATAGAATCTACAGATGAAACTTAA
- a CDS encoding FMN-binding negative transcriptional regulator, whose product MSKYPPAHHQGDDRNHMIEVIKTYPLATVISVKDNQPFITHLPLIYREVDGKLIGHTDIYNPQTALMKGNNEVTVIFSGPQCYISPSVYATTQLPTWNYIKVHLKGNVKAIESKEVLKESLIIMTEFLEAPNHNYVLESDNKRMEGALDYIAMFEITPTHWERKFKLSQDKKPQDIENARAELIRANTKSMEQFLKKVF is encoded by the coding sequence ATGAGCAAATACCCACCAGCACATCATCAAGGTGATGATAGGAATCACATGATTGAAGTGATTAAAACCTACCCCTTAGCTACTGTTATTTCTGTTAAAGATAATCAGCCTTTCATCACACATCTACCGCTGATTTATAGAGAGGTTGATGGAAAACTTATCGGCCATACCGATATTTACAATCCTCAAACGGCATTGATGAAAGGCAATAATGAGGTCACAGTTATTTTCTCAGGTCCCCAATGTTATATTTCACCAAGCGTTTACGCTACCACACAATTACCTACATGGAATTATATAAAAGTGCATTTAAAAGGAAATGTAAAGGCTATTGAAAGTAAAGAGGTATTAAAAGAATCGTTAATTATTATGACTGAGTTTCTTGAAGCTCCAAATCACAACTATGTATTAGAGTCTGATAATAAACGGATGGAAGGTGCTTTGGATTATATAGCTATGTTTGAAATTACACCCACCCATTGGGAAAGGAAGTTTAAACTGTCTCAAGACAAAAAACCGCAAGATATTGAAAACGCAAGAGCGGAATTAATTCGAGCTAATACTAAAAGCATGGAACAATTTTTAAAGAAAGTATTTTAA
- a CDS encoding rhomboid family intramembrane serine protease: protein MKEPEHFKFSTGVIAYPVFFILVIWLVFWFEVRFGYNFSKYGIYPQTLKGLRGVLLSPFIHGDIEHIYHNTIPLFVLSTALFYFYRHIAWKVLFFGIILSGFLTWSIGRPSYHIGVSGLIYVLVSFTFFKGVFAKHYRLIALSLLVVFLYGSMIWYTLPVEKGISWEGHLAGLITGLLFSLFFRKEIARPKKYVWERENYNEDDDPFLKHFDKNGNFIESVEPEMEQEQPKITYTYRENKNVDKQ, encoded by the coding sequence GTGAAAGAACCCGAACACTTTAAATTTTCCACAGGCGTTATTGCCTATCCTGTGTTTTTTATACTGGTTATATGGTTGGTGTTTTGGTTTGAGGTACGTTTTGGTTATAATTTTAGTAAATACGGGATTTATCCTCAAACCCTTAAAGGTCTAAGAGGCGTTTTATTAAGCCCATTTATTCATGGCGATATTGAACATATATATCATAACACCATACCTTTATTTGTACTATCAACAGCATTGTTCTATTTCTATAGGCATATTGCTTGGAAAGTGCTTTTTTTTGGCATCATACTATCTGGTTTTCTTACTTGGAGTATTGGCAGGCCATCATATCATATAGGAGTTAGCGGGCTTATTTATGTATTGGTAAGTTTTACTTTTTTTAAAGGGGTGTTTGCTAAGCATTATAGACTTATAGCGCTGTCATTATTAGTAGTTTTTTTATATGGTAGTATGATATGGTATACCTTACCTGTTGAGAAAGGAATATCTTGGGAAGGGCACTTGGCAGGTTTAATTACAGGTTTGTTATTTTCATTATTTTTTAGAAAAGAAATTGCAAGACCTAAAAAATATGTTTGGGAACGAGAAAATTATAATGAAGACGATGATCCTTTTTTAAAACATTTTGATAAAAACGGAAACTTTATTGAATCAGTTGAACCAGAAATGGAGCAGGAGCAACCAAAAATAACATACACTTATAGAGAAAATAAAAATGTTGATAAACAATGA
- a CDS encoding UDP-N-acetylmuramate--L-alanine ligase, with the protein MNVHFIAIGGSAMHNLALALHNKGYHVTGSDDIIFEPSKSRLAAKDLLPENFGWYPEKINQNLDAIVLGMHAKSDNPELLKAQALGLKIYSYPEFLYEQSKNKTRVIIGGSHGKTTITSMILHVMHYHDREVDYMVGAQLEGFDVMVKLTHDNDFIVLEGDEYLSSPIDRRPKFHLYKPNIALLSGIAWDHINVFPTYDNYVEQFSIFVDSIVSGGSINYNEEDSEVKRVVESSANTIRKLPYQTPEYTVDNGQTFLKTSEGPLPIEVFGKHNLNNLSGAKWICQHMGIDEDDFYEAIATFKGASKRLEKIAESVTGVAYKDFAHSPSKVEATTKAVKEQHEDKVLLACLELHTYSSLNVEFLKEYKGTLDAADVAVVFYSPHAVEIKNLEEVTHGQIASAFQRDDIIIYTNVDDFKDFLFSQNFDNKALLLMSSGNYGGLDFDEVKRLIA; encoded by the coding sequence ATGAATGTACACTTTATAGCTATTGGTGGTTCGGCAATGCACAACTTAGCTTTAGCATTACACAACAAAGGGTATCACGTTACAGGCAGTGACGATATTATTTTTGAACCTTCAAAATCCCGATTGGCAGCAAAAGATTTATTACCAGAAAATTTTGGTTGGTATCCAGAGAAAATAAATCAAAATTTAGATGCCATTGTCTTGGGTATGCATGCCAAATCTGATAATCCAGAGCTCTTAAAAGCACAAGCACTAGGTTTGAAAATTTATAGCTACCCTGAATTTTTATACGAGCAATCTAAAAACAAAACACGAGTTATTATTGGTGGTAGCCACGGAAAAACGACTATAACCTCAATGATTTTACATGTGATGCATTATCACGATAGAGAAGTTGATTATATGGTTGGCGCCCAATTAGAAGGTTTCGACGTGATGGTTAAACTCACCCATGATAATGATTTTATTGTTTTAGAAGGTGATGAATATTTAAGTTCCCCAATTGACAGGCGTCCAAAATTTCATCTTTATAAACCGAATATTGCCTTATTAAGTGGTATTGCTTGGGATCATATTAATGTTTTTCCAACCTATGATAATTATGTAGAGCAGTTCAGTATTTTTGTTGATTCGATAGTCAGTGGTGGGAGCATAAACTATAATGAGGAAGATTCTGAAGTTAAACGTGTGGTTGAATCTAGTGCGAACACGATTCGAAAATTGCCATATCAAACCCCTGAATATACCGTTGATAACGGACAAACTTTTTTAAAAACTTCTGAAGGCCCATTACCTATTGAGGTTTTTGGAAAGCATAATTTAAATAACCTTTCAGGCGCCAAGTGGATCTGTCAACATATGGGTATTGATGAGGATGATTTTTATGAGGCTATAGCCACATTTAAAGGTGCAAGCAAACGTTTGGAGAAAATAGCCGAAAGTGTTACCGGCGTTGCCTATAAAGATTTTGCACACTCACCAAGTAAAGTAGAAGCGACAACCAAAGCTGTTAAGGAGCAGCATGAAGATAAAGTTCTGTTGGCTTGTTTAGAGTTGCACACATACAGTAGTTTAAATGTCGAATTTTTGAAGGAATACAAAGGCACGCTCGACGCCGCAGATGTGGCTGTGGTTTTTTATTCTCCACACGCTGTAGAAATAAAAAATTTAGAAGAAGTGACCCACGGGCAAATTGCCTCGGCTTTTCAGCGCGATGATATAATCATCTATACCAATGTCGATGACTTTAAAGACTTTCTATTCTCACAAAATTTTGATAATAAAGCCTTGTTATTAATGAGTTCTGGAAACTATGGCGGTTTGGATTTTGATGAGGTAAAGCGCTTGATAGCATGA
- a CDS encoding YjjG family noncanonical pyrimidine nucleotidase, whose product MKLNHITDIFFDLDHTLWDFDRNSALTFERIFKINNIDVDILIFLSHYETINLNYWKLYREEKIEREALRFGRLNDAFNAMGKEVDTAVIDKLADDYLVHLTQFNHLFHDTIQILEYLKPLYHLHIITNGFHEIQQGKLTKSNIHHYFKTVTNSEMVGVKKPNSKIFNHALELANTVPEKSLMIGDNYEADILGAKNVGMDVIFYDMHNTNLSSNISQINNLLSLKMYL is encoded by the coding sequence ATGAAACTTAATCATATAACCGATATTTTTTTTGATCTAGATCACACCTTGTGGGATTTTGACAGGAATTCTGCATTGACCTTTGAAAGAATATTTAAAATCAATAATATCGATGTTGATATATTAATTTTTTTAAGTCATTATGAAACCATAAACTTGAATTATTGGAAGCTGTACAGGGAGGAGAAAATAGAAAGAGAGGCCCTTCGTTTTGGAAGATTGAACGATGCTTTTAATGCGATGGGAAAAGAGGTTGATACCGCTGTTATAGATAAGTTGGCCGATGACTATTTAGTACATCTTACGCAGTTTAACCATTTATTTCATGATACCATTCAGATTCTTGAATACTTAAAACCGCTGTATCATCTTCACATTATAACAAACGGTTTTCATGAGATTCAACAGGGCAAGTTAACCAAATCAAACATTCATCATTACTTTAAAACAGTGACCAATTCAGAAATGGTAGGTGTTAAAAAGCCCAATTCTAAAATATTTAATCACGCTCTAGAACTAGCCAATACTGTTCCAGAAAAAAGTTTGATGATCGGTGATAATTATGAAGCTGATATATTAGGGGCCAAAAATGTAGGGATGGATGTGATTTTTTACGATATGCATAACACAAATCTGTCATCTAACATAAGTCAAATTAATAATCTTCTCTCATTAAAAATGTATCTTTGA
- a CDS encoding DEAD/DEAH box helicase, with the protein MIELVKQTIKLIKENKELSFSEIEKAKHIFEQNSHVILSQGKEKITILVDSNTDLFEVVLFSENEFLSAKINGIYSDWDIPSLVALYVVESEIHDDTLTEGIKYSRKGMQKRVLEERVDRAKKANYKINLANNLYGEHTLINEKGKTYKVTLRDFNKKTGYINNIDWKTNKLGTTKHIIYLFRYFEENPLKINRLKKTYPFIEIYTDPLNDYKISWFFPETLEAEEAILLKNYFGNKHSIEDTEIATFSSFLYKSRDLARIKIREEVFEKVEMYFENKELDHIKQSYKLDFSSIKATLYPYQKEGVAFSVFKKGVIVADEMGLGKTLQAITTAILKKEIFNFKKTLVVCPASVKHQWKNEILKFSNESAIVVEGYPDDRNKIYLNDTSFFHIVNYETILRDLSSINKSGYDFVILDEAQKIKNYETKTANSVKAIDRKHALVITGTPLENKLLDLYSIVQFLDQKFLAPQWEFSYQHCIFDSKHKNKIRGYYNLQNLKKRLDAILIRRGKQEVFEQLPDVIQKDIFVSLSDEQAGMHASFARGIASILSKKFKTTYDWQKLMHLLTNMRMVCDSSYLIDKETHYSPKLIELKDILIEKLDIKNTDRKIIIFSEWVTMLGLISDMLKKEGITFTTLTGKVPVKKRGALIKEFEDNPDCRIFLSSESGGTGLNLQIADTVINFELPWNPAKKNQRIGRIDRIGQQKQKLYVFNLLSYNSIEMKIAAGLLLKQNLFEGVLNSDSLTDEVDFSEKGKSQFIKQLEEIVSDDDFENLIDDDINIEDQEHEELQDLVSEIETEITMAKILEESEIKKEPIVTQDIKKLEPDYDQMEAVMTKGMEFLTGIFNMSTGNELSATGEKPKVKVNKETGEVSISFKMDI; encoded by the coding sequence ATGATTGAATTAGTAAAACAAACCATAAAGCTAATAAAAGAAAATAAGGAATTGTCATTTTCTGAGATAGAAAAGGCGAAACATATTTTTGAGCAAAATAGTCATGTTATTTTATCTCAGGGAAAAGAAAAAATAACAATTCTAGTTGATAGCAATACAGACCTTTTTGAAGTTGTTCTTTTCTCAGAGAATGAGTTTTTATCTGCCAAAATAAATGGAATTTACTCAGATTGGGATATTCCTAGTCTTGTAGCATTATATGTTGTTGAAAGCGAAATACATGATGATACGCTTACAGAAGGTATTAAGTATTCCCGAAAAGGCATGCAAAAAAGAGTCTTGGAAGAGCGAGTGGATAGAGCCAAAAAAGCAAACTATAAAATAAATCTTGCCAATAACTTGTATGGAGAGCATACCTTAATAAATGAAAAAGGAAAAACATATAAGGTAACGCTTCGTGATTTTAACAAGAAGACGGGTTATATTAATAACATAGATTGGAAAACCAATAAATTAGGAACAACCAAACATATTATATATTTATTTAGATATTTTGAAGAAAACCCTTTAAAAATTAATCGATTAAAAAAGACCTATCCATTTATAGAAATTTATACAGACCCATTAAATGATTATAAAATTTCTTGGTTTTTTCCTGAAACATTGGAAGCGGAAGAAGCTATTCTTTTAAAAAACTATTTTGGAAATAAACATTCAATTGAAGATACAGAAATAGCTACTTTTTCTTCTTTCTTATACAAATCAAGAGACTTAGCGCGAATAAAAATTCGTGAAGAGGTATTTGAAAAAGTAGAAATGTACTTTGAAAATAAAGAATTAGATCATATTAAGCAATCATACAAATTAGATTTTTCATCTATAAAAGCAACGCTGTATCCCTATCAAAAAGAAGGTGTAGCATTTAGCGTATTTAAAAAAGGAGTCATTGTTGCTGATGAAATGGGGCTTGGTAAAACATTGCAAGCCATTACAACAGCCATTCTTAAAAAAGAAATCTTTAATTTTAAAAAAACATTAGTAGTGTGTCCTGCATCGGTAAAACACCAATGGAAAAATGAGATTTTAAAATTTAGCAATGAAAGCGCCATAGTAGTAGAAGGATATCCAGATGACAGGAACAAAATATATCTTAACGACACGAGCTTTTTTCATATTGTAAATTACGAAACGATATTACGGGATTTATCATCTATTAATAAGTCGGGATATGATTTTGTTATTTTAGACGAGGCCCAAAAAATTAAAAATTATGAAACTAAAACAGCAAACAGTGTAAAAGCGATAGATCGAAAACATGCTTTAGTCATTACAGGGACACCATTGGAAAATAAGTTGTTGGATTTGTATTCGATAGTTCAGTTTTTAGATCAGAAATTTTTAGCACCCCAATGGGAGTTTTCATATCAGCATTGTATTTTTGATTCTAAGCATAAAAACAAAATAAGGGGCTATTACAATCTTCAAAATTTAAAAAAACGTTTAGATGCCATACTCATTAGAAGGGGCAAACAGGAAGTTTTTGAACAATTACCCGATGTTATTCAAAAAGACATATTTGTAAGCCTTTCTGATGAACAGGCTGGAATGCATGCTAGTTTTGCTAGAGGGATTGCTTCCATTTTATCTAAAAAATTTAAGACCACTTACGACTGGCAAAAACTTATGCATTTATTAACTAATATGCGTATGGTTTGTGACTCTAGTTATTTAATTGATAAAGAAACCCATTACTCGCCGAAATTAATTGAATTAAAGGATATTTTAATAGAGAAATTAGATATTAAAAATACCGATAGAAAAATCATAATTTTTTCAGAATGGGTTACTATGCTAGGGCTTATAAGCGATATGCTTAAAAAGGAAGGCATAACGTTTACAACGCTTACGGGAAAAGTGCCTGTAAAAAAGCGTGGTGCATTAATAAAGGAATTTGAAGATAATCCAGACTGTCGTATTTTCCTGTCCAGTGAATCTGGAGGAACCGGGTTAAATTTACAAATAGCAGATACCGTTATTAATTTTGAATTACCTTGGAATCCCGCCAAAAAAAACCAACGTATTGGAAGAATTGATAGAATTGGACAACAAAAACAAAAACTTTATGTATTTAACCTATTGAGTTATAATTCTATTGAAATGAAAATCGCAGCAGGATTGCTGTTAAAGCAAAATCTTTTTGAAGGCGTCTTAAATTCTGATAGCTTAACTGATGAAGTTGATTTTTCTGAAAAAGGAAAATCACAATTTATAAAACAACTTGAAGAGATTGTGAGTGATGATGATTTTGAGAATCTAATTGATGACGATATTAATATAGAAGATCAAGAACATGAAGAATTGCAAGACCTAGTTTCAGAGATTGAAACAGAAATAACTATGGCTAAAATATTAGAAGAATCAGAAATAAAAAAAGAACCTATAGTAACGCAAGATATTAAAAAACTAGAACCAGATTATGATCAAATGGAAGCTGTTATGACTAAAGGTATGGAGTTTTTAACTGGGATTTTTAATATGAGCACAGGAAATGAGTTAAGTGCCACTGGTGAAAAACCAAAAGTAAAAGTGAATAAGGAAACAGGCGAGGTCTCCATTAGTTTTAAAATGGATATTTAA